The Halorussus salinus genome includes a region encoding these proteins:
- the asnB gene encoding asparagine synthase (glutamine-hydrolyzing), which produces MCGIAGVYGEANRDTLSEMLDCIRHRGPDEEAAHVAPDVPLSMGARRLAIVDLAGGSQPKTNEEGTVSVVFNGEIYNHETLRERLTAEGHAFESACDTEVLVHLWEEYGTSMPELLDGMFAFSLWDDETETLFLARDRLGIKPLYYADEPERFVWGSELPALLAAGVDRRLDERAVRNYFALRYTPWPDTLLDSVRKLPPGCSLTVTDGEVRRDRYWRLEPTETTCSRSEATRRVRSQLEEAVERRLMADVPLGAFLSGGLDSTAIVGLADRAMEEPVETFSVGFRGAEYDESDEARFVADHFGTDHHETTVDLSSMDVFGDVVRHFGEPLADPATLPTTILSAYASDHVTVALTGEGADELFAGYDYFHQLRRHREWLGDLPSPVYDAASVASDLTPVGDDYLRYFAALESDEQTLTNWLRGYGGVAPESYLRGDREGEPDRAGDGEGESALGGVREGESGRPPGDSLDTVVAESMGPNGDTLRRLSSYYIRHWLSDDLLYKVDHASMAASLEARVPFLDHSLVEFLHGLPSEYKTQGGDYKPLLGAAVRDVVPRRVRSRSKHGFDVPVARWFRNDHEAIAQWLTDERVSATPYLDAPSVFELWAAHRRGDANHDDELWRILNYVAWYHEHVAQ; this is translated from the coding sequence TCGTGGACCTCGCGGGCGGGTCGCAACCGAAGACCAACGAGGAGGGCACGGTATCGGTCGTGTTCAACGGCGAGATTTACAACCACGAGACCCTGCGCGAGCGACTGACCGCCGAGGGCCACGCGTTCGAGTCCGCCTGCGACACCGAGGTGCTGGTCCACCTGTGGGAGGAGTACGGCACCTCGATGCCCGAACTCCTCGACGGGATGTTCGCGTTCTCGCTGTGGGACGACGAGACCGAGACCCTCTTTCTCGCGCGCGACAGGCTCGGCATCAAACCGCTGTACTACGCCGACGAACCCGAGCGATTCGTGTGGGGAAGCGAACTCCCGGCGCTCCTCGCCGCGGGCGTGGACCGTCGCCTCGACGAGCGGGCGGTCCGCAACTACTTCGCGCTCCGGTACACGCCGTGGCCCGACACGCTGTTGGATTCCGTGCGAAAACTGCCGCCGGGATGTTCGCTGACCGTGACCGACGGAGAGGTCCGGCGGGACCGCTACTGGCGGCTCGAACCCACCGAGACGACGTGTAGCCGGTCGGAAGCGACGCGCCGAGTCCGGAGCCAGTTGGAGGAGGCGGTCGAGCGACGCCTGATGGCCGACGTTCCGCTCGGCGCGTTCCTCTCGGGCGGTCTCGACTCGACGGCCATCGTCGGTCTCGCGGACAGAGCGATGGAGGAGCCGGTCGAGACGTTCTCGGTCGGGTTCCGCGGCGCGGAGTACGACGAGAGCGACGAGGCGCGATTCGTCGCCGACCACTTCGGCACCGACCACCACGAGACCACCGTGGACCTCTCGTCGATGGACGTGTTCGGCGACGTGGTGCGCCACTTCGGCGAACCGCTCGCCGACCCCGCGACGCTCCCGACTACTATCCTCTCGGCGTACGCCAGCGACCACGTGACGGTCGCGCTGACCGGGGAAGGAGCCGACGAGCTGTTCGCCGGGTACGACTACTTCCACCAGTTGCGACGACACCGCGAGTGGCTCGGCGACCTCCCGTCGCCCGTCTACGACGCGGCCTCGGTCGCCAGCGACCTGACCCCGGTCGGCGACGACTACCTCCGGTACTTCGCGGCGTTAGAGTCCGACGAGCAGACGCTCACCAACTGGCTCCGCGGCTACGGCGGTGTCGCTCCCGAGTCGTACCTCCGCGGCGACCGCGAAGGTGAGCCGGACCGCGCTGGCGACGGCGAGGGGGAGTCGGCCCTCGGCGGCGTCCGCGAGGGCGAATCGGGCCGACCGCCGGGCGACAGTCTCGACACCGTCGTCGCCGAGTCGATGGGACCGAACGGCGACACGCTCCGGCGACTCTCGTCGTACTACATCCGCCACTGGCTCAGCGACGACTTGCTCTACAAGGTGGACCACGCCAGCATGGCGGCGTCGCTCGAAGCGCGCGTCCCGTTTCTCGACCACTCGCTCGTGGAGTTCCTGCACGGTCTCCCCTCGGAGTACAAGACGCAGGGCGGCGACTACAAGCCGTTGCTCGGGGCCGCGGTGCGCGATGTCGTGCCCCGGCGAGTCCGGAGTCGGTCGAAACACGGGTTCGACGTGCCGGTCGCGCGGTGGTTCCGCAACGACCACGAGGCCATCGCGCAGTGGCTGACCGACGAGCGCGTGTCGGCGACGCCGTACCTCGACGCGCCGAGCGTCTTCGAGTTGTGGGCGGCCCACCGGCGCGGCGACGCGAACCACGACGACGAACTCTGGCGGATTCTCAACTACGTCGCGTGGTACCACGAACACGTCGCACAGTAG